One window of Xylanivirga thermophila genomic DNA carries:
- a CDS encoding glycosyltransferase family 4 protein: MKVLVLSTSANTLMNFRGDMMKTMYRNGHEVIAVAPEPEKEWANKLNSLLLRH, from the coding sequence ATGAAAGTTCTGGTTTTATCTACTTCAGCTAATACACTTATGAATTTTCGAGGAGATATGATGAAAACGATGTATAGAAACGGGCATGAAGTTATAGCTGTTGCTCCTGAACCAGAAAAAGAGTGGGCAAATAAGCTTAATTCGTTACTACTCAGGCATTGA